One genomic region from Motacilla alba alba isolate MOTALB_02 chromosome 5, Motacilla_alba_V1.0_pri, whole genome shotgun sequence encodes:
- the CCDC86 gene encoding coiled-coil domain-containing protein 86, translating to MAATTVRGGRCPAQRWRPPPCAEGLPNTKMAAREVLWLRASAGGNRDTDVISPRRRGAAWIMEGENGGAPAPGATPEGPSGAASAPAAARRRRKGGKKRQEAAVAIPRGKPKSGRVWKDPGKKRFSHMIQDKALHSSWARKMKERQERKLVRDLARQLEEAKQREKEEKKRRREENLKRRLENERKAEIVQVIRNPLKLKRAKKKQLRRVEKRDTLALLQKTPVRRSTAAE from the exons ATGGCGGCCACCACTGTGCGCGGAGGGCGTTGCCCGGCACAAAGATGGCGGCCGCCGCCGTGCGCGGAGGGTTTGCCCAATACAAAGATGGCGGCCAGGGAGGTGCTCTGGCTTCGCGCTTCCGCGGGGGGGAATCGTGACACTGACGTCATCTCTCCGCGACGCCGCGGGGCCGCGTGGATCATGGAGGGGGAGAACGGgggggcaccggcaccgggagcgACCCCCGAGGGGCCCAGCGGGGCCGCCTCGGCTCCGGCCGCGGCTCGGCGGCGGCGGAAAGGCGGCAAGAAGCGGCAGGAGGCGGCGGTAGCCATCCCGCGGGGCAAGCCCAAGTCGGGACGCGTGTGGAAGGATCCCGGGAAGAAGAG GTTCTCCCACATGATCCAGGACAAGGCgctccacagctcctgggcacgGAAAatgaaggagaggcaggagaggaagcTGGTCCGGGATCTGGCACGGCAGCTGGAGGAGGCCaagcagagggagaaggag GAAAAGAAGCGGCGGCGGGAGGAAAACCTGAAGCGGCGCCTGGAAAACGAGCGGAAAGCCGAGATTGTCCAAGTG ATCCGGAACCCCCTGAAGCTGAAGAGGGCcaagaagaagcagctgaggcGGGTGGAGAAGCGGGACACgctggccctgctccagaaGACTCCCGTGAGGCGCAGCACGGCCGCGGAATga